A section of the Bryobacteraceae bacterium genome encodes:
- a CDS encoding Maf-like protein: MIVLASQSPRRRELLANAGIACEVRPAGIEEKPREGETPEQYVVRLAREKAEAVEASADEYVLAADTTVVADGQVLEKPHTPEEAERMLRLLHGRDHTVLTGVCLRHQGRCWTAVESTRVWFIPLRDDEIVAYARSGEPLDKAGGYAIQGLASRFAERIEGCYFNVVGLPVSRVYRMLRAAGYNFSEG, from the coding sequence ATGATCGTTCTGGCATCGCAGTCGCCGCGCCGGCGCGAACTGCTGGCCAACGCCGGCATCGCGTGCGAGGTCCGGCCGGCGGGCATCGAAGAGAAGCCCCGGGAGGGAGAGACGCCGGAGCAATATGTCGTGCGACTGGCACGCGAGAAGGCGGAGGCGGTGGAGGCTTCCGCCGATGAGTACGTGCTGGCGGCTGACACGACGGTGGTCGCCGACGGTCAGGTTCTCGAAAAGCCTCACACGCCGGAAGAGGCCGAGCGGATGCTGCGGCTGCTGCACGGGCGCGACCACACCGTGTTGACCGGCGTCTGCCTGCGGCACCAGGGGCGCTGCTGGACGGCCGTGGAGTCGACGCGCGTGTGGTTCATTCCGCTGCGCGACGACGAGATCGTTGCCTACGCGCGTTCGGGCGAGCCGCTGGACAAGGCAGGCGGCTATGCGATCCAGGGGCTGGCTTCGCGCTTTGCCGAGCGGATCGAGGGATGCTACTTCAACGTGGTCGGGCTGCCGGTGAGCCGCGTCTACCGGATGTTGCGCGCGGCAGGTTACAACTTCAGCGAAGGATAG
- a CDS encoding tyrosine protein kinase, with product MSRVHDALRKAQASGALPATPPEAPAPPAGMASHTETAPSAALADLLTKVQTVPFSPAPDASLLDPSRPGEAPAEEFRSLRTRLNHIQSLQPIHSLVITSPSPAEGKSFTAANLAIAQAQLEGNFTLLADFDFRRPVIHTLFQQPRSPGITDYLQGKAPLEAIIRRLEGTNLFIMTAGEAVLNPLELLNLPEAKHLIDGLPSFFNWVIIDTPPLLFAADANLLSTMAHALLLVVRIGTTTIDSVTRAIGSLCQNNIIGIVVNAAQKSELYSKYTYYHSYYAAPES from the coding sequence ATGAGCCGAGTCCATGATGCATTGAGGAAGGCGCAGGCATCAGGTGCCCTGCCGGCCACGCCGCCGGAGGCGCCGGCCCCGCCGGCGGGGATGGCTTCGCATACGGAGACAGCCCCGTCGGCGGCGCTGGCTGATCTCCTGACAAAGGTGCAGACCGTGCCTTTCAGCCCGGCGCCGGATGCTTCGCTGCTCGATCCTTCGCGGCCGGGCGAGGCGCCGGCGGAAGAGTTCCGCAGCCTGCGGACGCGGCTCAATCACATCCAGTCGCTCCAGCCGATTCACTCGTTGGTGATCACTTCGCCCTCTCCGGCCGAGGGGAAGTCTTTCACCGCCGCCAATCTTGCCATCGCACAGGCGCAACTGGAAGGAAATTTTACGCTGCTGGCCGACTTTGATTTCCGCCGCCCGGTGATTCACACGCTGTTTCAGCAGCCACGCTCGCCAGGCATCACCGACTACCTTCAGGGCAAGGCGCCGCTGGAGGCGATCATCCGGCGGCTCGAGGGCACAAACCTGTTCATCATGACGGCGGGCGAGGCGGTGCTGAACCCGCTGGAGCTGCTGAACCTGCCCGAGGCGAAGCACCTGATCGACGGCCTGCCCTCATTCTTCAACTGGGTGATCATCGACACGCCGCCGCTTCTGTTCGCAGCCGATGCGAATCTGCTGTCCACGATGGCGCACGCGCTGTTGCTCGTGGTGCGCATTGGCACGACGACGATCGATTCGGTGACGCGCGCCATCGGCTCGCTGTGTCAGAACAACATCATTGGCATCGTCGTCAATGCCGCGCAGAAGAGCGAGCTGTACAGCAAGTACACGTATTATCACTCCTACTATGCGGCGCCGGAGAGTTGA
- a CDS encoding spermidine/putrescine ABC transporter substrate-binding protein: MTRRTFFLPALSGLAGCLRPRRRRLNVFNWSNYTARQTLPRFERETGIEVRLGVYESDEEMLARVLSGNSGWDVAFPSNYYIGPMRDLGLLARLDHRRLSRLDALEARFARPSWDPGLDHCVPLYWGSSGILANPQLAPVPEAYSSLWDPLYARRITMLDDPAEVYGAALKKLGRPLNASAPADLQAAHTEALRQKPLLRAYLNAEARDLMVAGELAACQTWATTAQQAISSAPHLRYVYPEDGFALYADCAVILRESRRKDLASLFLDYLLRADVAAEIAAETFTATAIAGVRKLLPEPVARMETLFPSEETLRRGEWFEPLPAAAQRLRDRLWTELKSA, encoded by the coding sequence ATGACGCGCCGCACGTTCTTCCTCCCGGCCCTTTCCGGTCTCGCCGGCTGCCTGCGGCCGCGGCGGCGCCGCCTCAACGTTTTCAACTGGTCCAACTACACCGCGCGCCAGACGCTGCCCCGGTTTGAACGCGAAACCGGCATCGAAGTCCGGCTCGGCGTTTACGAGTCCGACGAGGAGATGCTGGCCCGCGTGCTCAGTGGCAACTCCGGCTGGGACGTCGCTTTCCCTTCGAACTATTACATCGGCCCGATGCGTGATCTCGGCCTGCTGGCTCGGCTCGACCACCGCCGTCTCAGCCGCCTTGATGCGCTGGAAGCGCGCTTCGCGCGCCCCTCCTGGGACCCCGGCCTCGACCACTGCGTCCCGCTGTACTGGGGATCGAGCGGCATCCTCGCCAACCCGCAGCTGGCGCCCGTCCCGGAAGCCTATTCCAGCCTGTGGGATCCCCTCTACGCGCGGCGGATTACGATGCTCGATGACCCCGCTGAGGTTTACGGCGCCGCTCTCAAGAAACTGGGCCGGCCGTTGAACGCCTCCGCCCCGGCAGACCTCCAGGCCGCGCACACCGAAGCGCTGCGCCAGAAGCCGCTCCTGCGCGCCTACCTCAACGCCGAGGCCCGCGACCTGATGGTTGCCGGCGAACTCGCCGCCTGCCAGACCTGGGCCACCACCGCGCAGCAGGCCATCAGCAGCGCCCCCCACCTGCGTTACGTCTACCCCGAGGACGGCTTCGCGCTCTACGCCGACTGCGCCGTCATCCTGCGCGAATCGAGGAGAAAAGATCTTGCCTCCCTGTTCCTTGACTATTTGCTGCGCGCCGACGTCGCCGCCGAAATCGCCGCCGAGACGTTCACCGCCACCGCGATCGCGGGCGTCCGCAAGCTGCTGCCGGAACCCGTGGCCCGCATGGAGACACTCTTCCCGTCCGAGGAGACGCTCCGGCGTGGCGAGTGGTTCGAGCCGCTGCCTGCGGCCGCTCAGCGGCTTCGCGACCGGCTCTGGACCGAACTCAAATCCGCCTGA
- the gatC gene encoding aspartyl/glutamyl-tRNA(Asn/Gln) amidotransferase subunit C, protein MKITEQEVRYVALLAHLELTDEEVKRMTHELDGILAHMDQLRELDTENVEPMAQVLFPGSENATLREDEPHTPLAHEEALANAPLSGAGQFKVPRVIER, encoded by the coding sequence GTGAAGATCACCGAGCAGGAAGTCCGCTACGTCGCTTTGCTCGCCCACCTGGAGCTCACCGATGAGGAAGTGAAGCGCATGACGCACGAGCTCGACGGCATCCTCGCCCACATGGACCAGCTCCGCGAACTCGACACGGAGAACGTCGAACCGATGGCGCAGGTCCTGTTCCCCGGCAGCGAGAACGCCACACTGCGCGAGGATGAACCGCACACGCCGCTGGCGCACGAGGAGGCCCTCGCCAACGCGCCGCTGTCGGGCGCCGGCCAGTTCAAGGTTCCGCGCGTGATCGAGCGCTAG
- the eutM gene encoding ethanolamine utilization protein EutM, giving the protein MGEALGMVETRGLVAMIEAADAMVKAAKVTLVGWEKIGSGYVTALVRGDVAAVRAATDAGAAAARRVGELVAVHVIPRPHPSLEDVLPIGKSSK; this is encoded by the coding sequence ATGGGTGAAGCATTGGGAATGGTCGAGACGCGCGGCCTGGTGGCGATGATCGAGGCCGCCGACGCGATGGTCAAAGCCGCGAAGGTGACCCTGGTCGGCTGGGAGAAGATCGGTTCCGGCTATGTGACGGCGTTGGTGCGCGGCGACGTGGCGGCGGTCCGCGCGGCCACCGATGCCGGCGCGGCGGCGGCGCGACGGGTGGGCGAGCTGGTGGCGGTGCACGTGATTCCGCGCCCGCACCCGAGCCTGGAAGACGTGCTGCCGATCGGCAAGTCGTCGAAGTAG
- the gatA gene encoding glutamyl-tRNA(Gln) amidotransferase subunit A, with protein sequence MEVRTLTIDSVQAALRERRASARELAQEALRAARQANAETNAWLTFAEERALAAAARIDQMLGRGEDPGPLAGVPVAVKDNIVTRGVRTTCGSRLLEYFIPPYDATVVERLERAGAVILGKTNLDEFAMGSSNENSAFGPVRNPVAPDRVPGGSSGGSAAAVADGNAVVALGSDTGGSIRQPASFCGVVGLSPTYGRVSRYGLVAFASSLDRIGPLARNVRDAARLLQAIAGRDPRDSTSAFAPVPDYAAAFDGQVRGLRIGLPREYYEGLSSATAVQMEKARALLESLGCELRDISLPHTPYAVACYYIVCTAEASSNLARYDGVRYTWRAPHAETLAEMYSRTRGQGFGAECKRRIMLGTYVLSAGYYDAYYLKAQKVRTLITRDFLAAFEQVDAIVTPVSPFPAFRHGEKLDDPWQMYLSDIFTITASLAGLPAMSVPCGRTPEGLPVGLQLIGPHFGEPLLFRLGEAFERAGGASL encoded by the coding sequence ATGGAGGTCCGCACCCTGACCATCGATTCCGTCCAGGCTGCTCTCCGGGAGCGGCGGGCCAGTGCGCGCGAGCTGGCGCAGGAAGCGTTGCGCGCAGCTCGCCAGGCCAACGCGGAAACCAACGCCTGGCTGACCTTCGCCGAAGAGCGCGCCCTGGCGGCGGCGGCGCGCATCGACCAGATGCTCGGGCGCGGCGAAGACCCCGGCCCGCTGGCGGGCGTGCCCGTCGCGGTGAAGGACAACATCGTCACGCGCGGCGTGCGCACCACCTGCGGCTCGCGCCTGCTGGAGTATTTCATCCCGCCCTACGACGCGACTGTCGTCGAACGGCTGGAGCGCGCCGGCGCCGTGATCCTGGGCAAGACCAACCTGGACGAGTTCGCCATGGGCTCGTCGAACGAAAACTCCGCCTTCGGCCCCGTGCGCAATCCGGTTGCGCCGGACCGCGTGCCGGGCGGCAGCTCGGGCGGCTCGGCCGCCGCCGTCGCCGATGGCAACGCCGTTGTCGCGCTCGGCTCGGACACGGGCGGCAGCATCCGCCAACCCGCCAGCTTTTGCGGCGTTGTCGGCCTGAGCCCGACTTACGGGCGCGTCTCGCGCTACGGCCTGGTCGCTTTCGCCAGTTCGCTCGACCGCATCGGCCCGCTGGCGCGCAACGTCCGCGATGCGGCGCGCCTGCTCCAGGCCATCGCCGGCCGCGACCCGCGCGACTCGACCAGCGCCTTCGCTCCGGTACCGGACTACGCGGCCGCTTTCGACGGCCAGGTCCGCGGGCTCAGAATCGGCCTGCCGCGCGAATACTACGAAGGCCTCTCCAGCGCCACCGCCGTCCAGATGGAAAAAGCGCGCGCACTGCTCGAATCCCTGGGCTGTGAGCTGCGCGACATCAGCCTGCCTCACACGCCCTACGCGGTCGCCTGCTATTACATTGTCTGCACCGCCGAGGCCAGCTCGAACCTCGCCCGTTACGACGGCGTCCGTTACACCTGGCGCGCGCCGCACGCCGAAACGCTCGCCGAGATGTACTCACGCACCCGCGGCCAGGGCTTCGGCGCCGAATGCAAGCGCCGCATCATGCTCGGCACCTATGTGCTCAGCGCCGGCTACTACGACGCTTACTACCTGAAGGCCCAGAAGGTGCGCACGCTGATCACCCGCGACTTTCTCGCCGCCTTCGAACAGGTGGACGCCATCGTCACGCCCGTCAGCCCCTTCCCCGCCTTCCGCCATGGCGAAAAGCTCGACGATCCGTGGCAGATGTATCTCTCCGACATCTTTACCATCACCGCCTCGCTGGCCGGGCTGCCCGCCATGAGTGTTCCCTGCGGGCGCACGCCGGAAGGGCTGCCCGTGGGGCTCCAGTTGATTGGTCCCCACTTCGGCGAGCCGCTGCTGTTCCGCCTCGGTGAAGCGTTCGAGCGCGCCGGCGGGGCCAGCCTTTGA
- the cchB gene encoding ethanolamine utilization protein EutN, translating to MQLGRVIGRVWASVKNPGLESQRLLIVQPIRPDRTPVGKPLICTDCTGAGAGEIIYWVRGREATFPFLPNEVASDATIVGIVDEIHSGGKQEPRC from the coding sequence ATGCAACTGGGACGGGTCATCGGCAGGGTCTGGGCGAGCGTCAAGAATCCCGGCCTCGAGTCGCAGCGGCTCCTGATTGTGCAGCCGATCCGCCCTGACCGCACGCCCGTCGGCAAGCCGCTGATCTGCACGGACTGTACCGGCGCCGGCGCGGGCGAGATCATCTACTGGGTGCGGGGCAGAGAAGCCACGTTCCCGTTCCTCCCGAACGAAGTGGCCAGCGACGCGACCATCGTCGGCATTGTCGACGAGATCCATTCCGGCGGAAAACAGGAGCCGCGATGCTGA
- a CDS encoding superoxide dismutase, whose amino-acid sequence MPFTLPPLPYAYDALEPYIDARTMEIHHTKHHGAYVDNVNKALATAPQLADKPIDELLANNLAIVPESIRTAVRNNGGGHWNHSLFWEIMGPKKGGEPTGLLAKAIQRVFGDFNQFKEKFAAAAMGRFGSGWAWLIIGQNGLEIISTPNQDNPLMENKFAVIGLDVWEHAYYLKYQNRRAEYIANWWNVVNWEKAEERFRLQEYAKQFAGGSL is encoded by the coding sequence ATGCCGTTTACGCTGCCACCTCTTCCCTACGCTTACGACGCGCTCGAGCCTTACATCGACGCGCGCACCATGGAGATCCACCACACCAAGCACCACGGCGCCTACGTGGACAACGTCAACAAGGCGCTGGCCACCGCGCCGCAGCTTGCCGACAAGCCGATCGACGAGCTGCTGGCCAACAACCTGGCCATCGTGCCGGAGTCCATCCGCACCGCCGTCCGCAATAACGGCGGCGGCCACTGGAACCACTCCCTGTTCTGGGAGATCATGGGACCAAAGAAGGGCGGCGAACCCACCGGCCTGCTGGCCAAGGCCATTCAGCGGGTCTTCGGCGATTTCAACCAGTTCAAGGAGAAATTCGCCGCCGCCGCCATGGGCCGCTTCGGCTCCGGCTGGGCGTGGCTGATCATCGGCCAGAACGGCCTCGAAATCATCTCCACGCCGAACCAGGACAATCCGCTGATGGAGAACAAATTCGCCGTCATCGGCCTCGACGTCTGGGAGCACGCCTACTACCTCAAGTATCAGAACCGCCGCGCCGAATACATCGCCAACTGGTGGAACGTCGTCAACTGGGAAAAGGCCGAAGAGCGCTTCCGCCTCCAGGAATACGCGAAGCAGTTCGCCGGCGGCTCGCTCTGA
- the fecA gene encoding TonB-dependent receptor: MVDTPKQSVMKTLLVFCCSFSCLCVLSAQEAPKGILAGDVIDGATGQPIPKATVTISADPPIRVHSNEFGKYRIELAPGRYRVLVSAERFLDASLDTVEIRPGETADGTVVLAPRSQVTKVDVQETVSPVAATAESMLTERKLAAVVTDGLSAEEIRQTVASDAAGALQKVTGVSVVDSGYVYVRGLGERYSSTMLNNSLIPTTEPEKRVVPLDLFPAALIDSIRVVKSYTPDLPGEFSAGVVQLTTVDFPSQPVLRVSMTSGYNTVTTRRRFMTYPGGRLDAFGFDDGARALPAAVPVDQRIIPGRFTAAQLQQIGRSFPNNWEPTFVDQMRPQQTYTVVGGNTFRRLGLVGALTFSNRPQNQVEVQRYIRMGGNRPLVFSNYEDFQSGTEAVRLGGVLNAAFRISANNKIVVRNTLTRDSDKEAREFRGYDGSNDSNLWSQRLRWVERSLVSTSIEGTHALVDHGNWNFRWQFTTAESRRDEPDMREVIRGQLDDGRWSFAALSSSGMRFFNGLKERLYEPLGEVSRPFFRGWFTGAFTVGFRGTFRDRTFQARRFRYIPVRSTTLNLFAPSNELFARDNIRPDGFQIIEFTRATDRYDATMDIYAGYVMADVNLGARLRLTGGVRIEDADIQVTTLDPLIPNARPQVASLVNRDPMPGINVTYMLTPRQNLRAGFSKTVSRPDFRELSPFDFNNVYGGFVTQGNPNLVRARVQNTDFRWEWFPGGNRLLAASFFHKDFTNPIEVTILPSNDLRQTFINAAGARNVGFEVEGRTTLSVITPRLRELYLGGNYTFVDSNIRIRPGDATLLTSKSRPLIGTSRHVFNIISEWRKPRWRSEARLDYTFVGRRVSDVGTFGVPDIYQEPLTLVDFSYRFYLDEKGNYTLRFTGENLANNHYHWTQGEFTQRSFRLGRTFTVGLAVNIF, encoded by the coding sequence ATGGTGGATACGCCAAAGCAGTCTGTCATGAAAACTCTCCTGGTCTTTTGTTGCTCGTTCTCCTGCCTCTGTGTCCTGTCCGCACAGGAGGCTCCCAAGGGCATACTCGCGGGCGACGTCATCGACGGCGCCACCGGACAGCCGATCCCCAAAGCCACCGTCACGATCTCGGCCGACCCGCCCATCCGCGTCCATTCGAATGAGTTCGGCAAGTACCGCATCGAGCTCGCTCCCGGCCGCTACCGGGTTCTGGTCAGCGCTGAAAGATTTCTCGACGCATCGCTCGACACGGTAGAAATCCGCCCTGGCGAGACCGCCGACGGGACCGTGGTCCTGGCGCCAAGGTCGCAGGTGACCAAGGTGGATGTCCAGGAGACCGTGAGTCCCGTGGCCGCCACCGCTGAGTCCATGCTCACCGAGCGAAAACTGGCTGCCGTGGTCACCGACGGCCTCTCCGCCGAGGAAATCCGCCAGACCGTCGCCTCCGACGCCGCCGGCGCGCTTCAGAAAGTAACCGGCGTCTCCGTGGTGGACTCGGGCTACGTCTATGTCCGCGGGCTTGGCGAGCGCTACAGCTCCACCATGCTCAACAACTCGCTCATCCCGACCACCGAGCCCGAGAAACGCGTCGTGCCGCTGGATCTTTTCCCGGCCGCACTCATCGACAGCATCCGCGTCGTCAAGAGCTACACACCAGATCTGCCGGGAGAGTTCTCCGCCGGCGTGGTTCAGCTCACGACGGTCGATTTTCCTTCACAGCCGGTGCTTCGCGTTTCGATGACCAGCGGCTATAACACCGTCACCACCCGCAGACGCTTCATGACCTACCCCGGCGGCCGCCTCGACGCCTTCGGCTTCGACGATGGCGCACGCGCGCTGCCAGCCGCCGTGCCCGTCGATCAGCGCATCATCCCAGGCCGATTTACCGCGGCGCAATTGCAGCAGATCGGCCGATCGTTCCCCAACAACTGGGAGCCCACCTTCGTTGACCAGATGCGTCCCCAGCAGACCTACACTGTGGTCGGCGGCAACACCTTCAGGCGGCTTGGCCTCGTCGGCGCGCTCACATTTTCCAACCGCCCGCAGAATCAGGTGGAAGTCCAGCGTTACATCCGCATGGGCGGCAACAGGCCTCTTGTCTTCAGCAATTACGAAGACTTCCAGTCCGGCACTGAGGCCGTTCGCCTCGGAGGAGTGCTCAACGCCGCCTTCCGCATCAGCGCCAACAACAAGATCGTCGTCCGCAACACGCTCACCCGGGACTCGGACAAGGAGGCCCGCGAGTTCCGCGGCTATGACGGCTCGAACGACTCCAACCTCTGGTCCCAGCGGCTGCGCTGGGTCGAGCGGTCGCTCGTTTCCACCAGCATCGAAGGCACCCATGCCCTGGTCGATCATGGCAACTGGAACTTCCGCTGGCAATTCACCACCGCCGAATCGCGCCGCGACGAGCCCGACATGCGCGAGGTCATCCGCGGCCAGCTCGACGATGGCCGCTGGAGCTTCGCTGCGCTCTCCAGCTCCGGCATGCGCTTCTTCAACGGCCTGAAAGAGCGTCTCTATGAGCCGCTCGGGGAAGTGTCCAGGCCCTTCTTCAGGGGGTGGTTCACCGGTGCTTTCACTGTCGGCTTCCGCGGCACCTTCCGCGACCGCACCTTCCAGGCGCGCCGCTTCCGTTACATCCCCGTCCGCTCCACCACGCTGAATCTGTTCGCGCCCTCCAACGAGCTCTTTGCGCGGGACAACATCCGCCCGGACGGCTTTCAGATCATCGAATTCACCCGCGCCACGGACCGCTACGACGCCACCATGGACATCTACGCGGGCTATGTCATGGCGGACGTCAACCTCGGCGCACGGCTCCGCCTCACCGGCGGCGTCCGCATCGAAGACGCCGACATCCAGGTCACCACGCTGGATCCGCTCATCCCCAACGCCCGCCCGCAGGTGGCCTCGCTGGTCAACCGCGATCCCATGCCCGGCATCAACGTCACCTATATGCTCACGCCCCGCCAGAACCTTCGTGCCGGGTTCTCCAAAACCGTTTCGCGCCCGGACTTCCGCGAACTCTCGCCGTTCGACTTTAACAACGTCTACGGCGGCTTCGTCACCCAGGGCAACCCGAACCTCGTCCGCGCCCGCGTCCAGAACACGGACTTCCGCTGGGAGTGGTTCCCGGGCGGCAACCGCCTCCTGGCGGCCAGCTTCTTCCACAAGGACTTCACCAACCCCATCGAAGTCACCATCCTGCCCTCCAACGACCTCCGCCAGACATTCATCAACGCAGCCGGCGCACGCAACGTCGGCTTTGAAGTCGAAGGCCGCACCACCCTGTCGGTCATCACTCCAAGACTTCGCGAGCTCTATTTGGGCGGCAATTATACTTTCGTCGACTCAAACATCCGCATCCGCCCGGGCGATGCCACCCTCCTCACCAGCAAAAGCCGCCCCCTCATCGGCACATCGCGTCACGTCTTCAACATCATCAGCGAATGGCGCAAACCGCGGTGGCGCTCGGAGGCCCGCCTCGATTACACCTTCGTCGGCCGCCGCGTCTCTGACGTAGGCACCTTCGGCGTCCCGGACATCTATCAGGAGCCGCTCACACTCGTTGATTTCAGCTATCGCTTTTACCTCGACGAAAAGGGGAACTACACGCTCCGTTTCACCGGAGAAAACCTGGCCAATAATCACTATCACTGGACCCAGGGAGAATTCACACAGCGTAGTTTCCGCCTCGGCCGCACGTTCACCGTCGGCCTGGCCGTCAACATTTTCTGA
- a CDS encoding ubiquinol-cytochrome c reductase, translated as MRYFLLKTDPAAYSAADLERDRRTVWDGVTNAQAVRCIREMKAGDRAFIYHSGGQSSIVAVAKVDSAPRPDPANPKSWVVDVEFIRRIEPPVTLAEIRSSGLFNDWALVRQGRLSTMEVPDSFLAWLRRRYPSLKL; from the coding sequence ATGCGGTATTTCCTTTTGAAGACCGACCCGGCAGCCTATTCGGCCGCCGACCTGGAGCGCGACCGCCGCACCGTCTGGGACGGTGTGACCAACGCGCAGGCGGTGCGCTGCATCCGCGAAATGAAAGCCGGCGACCGCGCGTTCATCTATCACAGCGGCGGCCAGTCGTCCATCGTCGCCGTGGCGAAGGTCGACTCCGCCCCGCGTCCCGACCCCGCCAACCCGAAGTCGTGGGTCGTGGACGTGGAGTTCATCCGCCGCATCGAACCGCCGGTGACGCTGGCCGAAATCAGGTCCAGCGGGCTCTTCAACGACTGGGCGCTGGTCCGCCAGGGACGGCTCTCGACGATGGAAGTCCCCGATTCCTTCCTCGCATGGCTGCGCCGGCGCTATCCTTCGCTGAAGTTGTAA
- a CDS encoding ABC transporter permease: protein MRRAIACAAALLLLFLHAPLVVLAVFSFNAGRFTLWEGFSLRWYEEAARDARLIEAAGNSLLIAAAATAAATVAGTLCAWALWKRESRTLMLGLSLSLVTPEIVTGVALLALFQWLFRFAGLQLGLHTVVLAHTSFCLAFVVLVVLARLRTMDSSLEEAAMDLGATEWQAFRRVTLPNLVPAVLSAALLAFTISFDDYVITSLVAGVDTETLPMVLYAMARRGGSPVVNAVSTVVVVALGAGILAAESLREKR from the coding sequence GTGAGGCGCGCCATCGCCTGCGCCGCCGCGCTGCTGCTGCTCTTCCTCCACGCGCCGCTCGTCGTCCTTGCCGTGTTCAGCTTCAACGCCGGCCGCTTCACTCTCTGGGAAGGCTTCTCGCTGCGCTGGTATGAGGAGGCCGCGCGCGACGCGCGCCTCATCGAAGCCGCCGGTAACAGCCTGCTGATCGCCGCCGCCGCCACGGCCGCGGCCACCGTGGCCGGTACGCTCTGCGCCTGGGCGTTGTGGAAACGCGAGTCCCGTACACTGATGCTGGGGCTGTCCCTGTCGCTGGTCACGCCGGAGATCGTCACCGGCGTCGCCCTGCTGGCCCTCTTCCAGTGGCTGTTCCGCTTCGCCGGCCTCCAGCTTGGGCTTCACACGGTGGTGCTCGCGCACACGAGCTTCTGCCTCGCCTTTGTCGTCCTGGTGGTGCTGGCGCGCCTCAGGACCATGGACAGCTCGCTCGAGGAAGCAGCCATGGACCTGGGCGCCACCGAATGGCAGGCCTTTCGCCGCGTCACGCTGCCGAACCTTGTGCCGGCCGTGCTCTCGGCGGCGCTGCTCGCCTTCACCATCTCGTTTGACGATTATGTGATCACCTCGCTGGTGGCAGGCGTGGACACGGAAACGCTGCCGATGGTGCTCTACGCCATGGCGCGGCGGGGCGGATCTCCGGTCGTCAACGCGGTCTCCACCGTTGTGGTCGTCGCGCTCGGCGCGGGCATCCTTGCCGCGGAATCCCTGCGGGAGAAACGATGA
- a CDS encoding ABC transporter ATP-binding protein — MSAHLELRGLVKQYPGHTALDGLSLEIGEGEFFALLGPSGCGKTTALRLIAGFEQPTRGEILLRGERLNGLPPYRRNVSTVFQSYALFPHLTVRENIEFGLRYRNGAAHRQAVGDCVEMLGLADKLNRYPRELSGGEKQRVALARSLVLRPEVLLLDEPLSALDPNLRKQVRAELRALQRRVGITFVFVTHDREEALSLSDRIALLNAGHCEQLGAPHELYLRPRTRFAAAFLGPVNWIRGIGLRPEATRVAVEPPGHGAPALPARVRTSLFLGNCLHVEAELEDGARVLAEVSRFNGAYHPGQRVYVSWRPEDEIRVSA; from the coding sequence ATGAGCGCCCACCTGGAGCTCCGCGGCCTCGTCAAGCAATACCCGGGCCACACCGCGCTGGACGGGCTGTCGCTTGAAATTGGCGAGGGCGAGTTCTTCGCCCTGCTCGGCCCCTCCGGCTGCGGGAAGACCACCGCGTTGCGCCTGATCGCCGGCTTCGAGCAGCCCACTCGCGGCGAGATCCTTCTTCGCGGCGAGCGCCTCAACGGCCTGCCGCCGTACCGCCGCAACGTTTCCACGGTGTTCCAGAGCTACGCGCTGTTTCCGCACCTCACCGTTCGCGAAAACATCGAGTTCGGCCTCCGCTATCGCAACGGCGCCGCGCACCGGCAGGCCGTCGGTGACTGCGTCGAAATGCTCGGCCTTGCGGACAAGCTCAACCGTTATCCGCGGGAACTTTCCGGCGGGGAAAAGCAGCGCGTGGCGCTCGCGCGCTCGCTCGTGCTCCGTCCCGAGGTGCTTCTGCTCGATGAGCCTCTCTCCGCGCTCGACCCCAACCTGCGCAAACAGGTCCGCGCCGAGTTGCGCGCCCTCCAACGCCGCGTCGGCATCACCTTCGTCTTCGTGACGCACGACCGCGAAGAGGCGCTTTCGCTGTCCGACCGCATCGCTCTGCTGAATGCGGGCCACTGCGAACAGCTCGGCGCTCCGCATGAGCTCTATTTGCGCCCGCGCACGCGCTTCGCCGCCGCCTTTCTCGGCCCGGTGAACTGGATCCGCGGCATCGGCCTGCGGCCGGAAGCCACGCGCGTCGCCGTGGAACCGCCCGGGCACGGCGCCCCCGCTCTGCCCGCGCGCGTCCGCACGTCGCTCTTCCTCGGCAACTGCCTCCACGTGGAAGCAGAGCTTGAAGACGGCGCACGCGTGCTCGCCGAAGTGTCGCGGTTCAACGGCGCCTACCATCCCGGCCAGCGCGTCTACGTCTCCTGGCGGCCGGAGGACGAAATCCGCGTGTCCGCATGA